Below is a window of Vibrio sp. SS-MA-C1-2 DNA.
ATCATGAGTAAACCTATTCAGATGGAGCGTGGCGTTAAATATCGTGACGCCGACAAAATGGCTTTGATCCCAACAAAAAACATTCCAACTGAGCAGAAAGAGATGCTTAGAAAGCCAAGTTGGATGAAGATCAAATTACCAAGTGACAGCAAGCGTATTCAAGAGATCAAATCAGCAATGCGTAAAAATAAGCTGCACTCAGTCTGTGAAGAGGCATCTTGCCCTAACCTTGCGGAATGTTTTAACCACGGTACGGCCACCTTTATGATCCTAGGTGCTATCTGTACTCGTCGTTGTCCTTTCTGTGATGTTGCTCATGGTCGCCCATTAACGCCAGATAGTAACGAGCCACAACATTTAGCTCAAACAATCAAAGATATGAAGTTAAAGTATGTGGTGATTACATCTGTCGATCGTGATGATCTACGTGACGGTGGTGCACAACACTTCGCTGATTCAATCTCTGCGATCCGTAAAGAGAACCCAGAGATCCGTATTGAGACATTAGTCCCAGATTTTCGTGGTCGTATGGATAAGGCACTAGAAATTTTAGAGCAATCTCCACCAGATGTATTCAATCACAACTTAGAAACAGCACCTCGCCTTTATCGCAAAGCGCGTCCAGGGGCGAATTATAAGTGGTCATTAGAATTACTTCAGAAGTTTAAAGCGTTACACCCAGAAATTCCGACTAAGTCAGGCGTCATGATGGGATTAGGTGAAACCAAAGAAGAGATCATTCAGGTATTAACTGATCTTCGCGCTCACGGCGTGACAATGCTGACTTTAGGTCAATACCTTGCTCCAAGCCGTCATCACCTGCCTGTTGAGCGCTACGTGCCGCCTGAAGAGTTTGATGAGTTAAAAGAGATTGCATTAGAACTTGGTTTTACCCATGCTGCATGTGGACCTTTCGTTCGTTCTTCATACCACGCTGACTTACAAGCAAAAGGTATTGAGATTAAATAATCTCTTTGACCTAACTAAAAAGCTAACTAAAAAAGGCATTGAATCCGCTGATGATAGCAAGATTCAATGCCTTTTTATTATGATGTCATTTTTAATATATACCCAAAATAATTGGAGTCGCGAGTAGGTGGCAAGTGAGTGAGGCCCCATGAGTATAGGTCTACTCTATAATTGGGGTGAATGAACGTAGCCAACAACCTAGCGACTTCAAGTATGAAGGGTATAACGCTATGGGCGACAAAGGTAATCCGCTTTACCGACCCATTTGTAGCTGGTAAGTTCTTTTAATCCCATTGGACCACGAGCATGCAGTTTTTGAGTTGATACTGCGACTTCAGCACCAAGGCCAAATTGAGCGCCATCAGTAAAGCGTGTCGATGCATTAACATAAACCGCAGCAGAACCTGCCGCATTAATAAATGCTTCTGCAGCAGTCATATTGTTGGTCATGATCGCATCTGAATGACTGGCATTATGTTCACGCATATGAGTAATCGCCCCCTCAACATTAGCCACGATTTTGACACCTAAAGTATAACTTAGCCATTCTGTATCAAAATCACCTTCAATCGCAGCTCGCAATTTTTCTGCATTGGCACTTTCAAGTAACTTATACGCTTCAGGCTCTGCCACCAGCTGACAAGATTTCTCACCTAAACTCTTCATCTTATCGGCTAATAGCGTTAAGAATGATTGAGCAATATCTTGATGAATTAATAATGTATCGAGTGAATTACACGCTGATGGACGTTGTGTTTTTGAGTTAATAACAACATCTAATGAACGCTCAAGATCTGCACTTTGATCAACAAATAAGTGACTAATACCAAAGCCACCGATAATCACAGGGATTGTGCTATTCTCTTTACACATTTTGTGCAATCCAGCACCACCTCTTGGAATAATCATATCAACATAATCATCCAGTTTTAGCAGTTGTGCTACGTATTCACGATCAGGCTGTTCAATATACTGTACTGATGTTGCAGGCAGCCCACTCTGTTCTAGTGCCGTTTGAATTACTTTAACTAGCTCTAAATTAGAAAAGAACGTCTCTTTACCCCCACGTAAGATACTCGCATTCCCCGTTTTAAGGCACAGAGCAGCAATATCAATCGTTACGTTAGGGCGAGCTTCATAAATCACGCCAACAACCCCTAAAGGAACACGACGTTTTGCTAATGACATCCCATTTTCAAGGACTCGACTATCAAGCTCGCTACCCACTGGATCATCAAGGGTTATCACATGACGAACATCATTAGCGATGCCTGTTAAGCGCGATTCATTAAGCATTAAACGATCAAGTAGAGCTTCACCGATACCCGCATCTCGAGCCAATTCAATATCTTTTGCATTCGCAGCTAAAATAGCCGCTTGATTCGCTTCTAGTTGATCAGCAATGGTTGCTAATGCGCTATTTTTTACCGCTGTCGAGGCGGTTGCTAGTGAATAAGAGGCTTCTTTAGCCGCTAATCCCATTTGATTTAAATTCATAATAAACTCCTTTAAATAACAACCATATCGTCACGATGAATAGCGACGGGTCCATATTCATAACCTAAAATAACAGTAAATTCTTGACTGTGTTTTCCAGCAATCTTCTTTAAATCATCACTGGAATAGCGACAAATTCCACGCGCTAACCGTTCACCATTTTGATCGCAAATGCGCGCAACTGCACCACGTGGAAAATCGCCTTTTATAGAAGTAATTCCTTTAGAGAGCAGACTACTGCCTCGTTCGGTTAATGCTAACTTAGCTCCCGTATCAACAATAATATCTCCAGCTGGCGGAGGCCCAGCTAAGATCCAGCGTTTACGGCTTTCTAAAGTGCTACTCAATGGCAAGAAGCGAGTACCAATAATATTCTTTTTATTTACGACATCGTTAATGACTTCAGGTGAACTACCTGCGGCAATAATCACTTCAATACCGGCACGACGAGCAACATCAGCTGCTTGTAATTTCGTTGCCATGCCACCTGTGCCCAAAGATGTTCCACTGTCCCCGGCTAATTTACGTAATGTCTCATCAATGGTATGAACTTCACGAATCAGCTCAGCATCAGGATTAGAGCGAGGGTCAGCAGTAAATAGCCCTTTTTGATCAGTCAAAAGTAGTAACTTATCCGCTTCGGCTAAAATGGCAACTAATGCAGATAAATTATCGTTATCGCCCACTTTAATTTCAGCGGTTGATACCGCATCATTCTCATTAACAATAGGAACAATATTATTATCCAATAGAGCATGTAGCATATCTCTGGCATTCAGAAAACGCTCGCGATCATCCAGATCAGCTCGAGTCAGTAACATCTGTCCAACGTGGATATTATAGAGCAGAAATAGATTTTCCCACTCACGGATAAGGCGACTCTGCCCTACCGCTGCTAACATCTGTTTTGACGCAACTGTACTGGGCAGTTCGGGGTAGCCTAAATGTTCTCGACCAGCAGCAATCGCTCCTGATGTCACAACAATCACTTTATGTCCTTGTTGCTTTAATTGAGCACATTGGCGAACCAACTCAACAAGGTGCGAACGATTAATTTTTAGCGATCCCCCAGTTAATACACTGGTTCCCAGCTTAACAACGATGGTTTTTTTTCGAGTCGTTGTTGAAGAGGACAGGTTTTCTGTCGATAACTTCGTTGATGTCAAAACAGACCTCATAAAAAAGACAATAAAAAAGAGCAGTAATTAGCTGCTCTTTTAACAATACTAAGAGGCGTTGACAAGTGAAATTAGCAAATAATGTTAAATTTGACCTAAGTTCAAGATAATTTATATTTAAGCAACGGAAACCAGTATGTCACCAGAAAACTTTGAGTGTGCCTGAAGTGGTAACTCTAGCTCTTTCTCAACTAATTTACTTAATTTATTATAGAATACATCTAATGTTTTCTGAACTTCGTCTTGATGCTCTTTAGGTATCTCATTGTTAATCCACTTACCTTCTAAGTCGTATTGACCAAATGTATAGCGGTAAGCAAATCCTTCTTCCAGTGGTGTTAGTTCTAAACAC
It encodes the following:
- the crl gene encoding sigma factor-binding protein Crl; protein product: MPEDNNQIENKKPVLSHPRVMAKLLALGPYLRSEQSNKEGYFFDCLAVCLDPEKTPESREFWGWCLELTPLEEGFAYRYTFGQYDLEGKWINNEIPKEHQDEVQKTLDVFYNKLSKLVEKELELPLQAHSKFSGDILVSVA
- a CDS encoding glutamate-5-semialdehyde dehydrogenase; translation: MNLNQMGLAAKEASYSLATASTAVKNSALATIADQLEANQAAILAANAKDIELARDAGIGEALLDRLMLNESRLTGIANDVRHVITLDDPVGSELDSRVLENGMSLAKRRVPLGVVGVIYEARPNVTIDIAALCLKTGNASILRGGKETFFSNLELVKVIQTALEQSGLPATSVQYIEQPDREYVAQLLKLDDYVDMIIPRGGAGLHKMCKENSTIPVIIGGFGISHLFVDQSADLERSLDVVINSKTQRPSACNSLDTLLIHQDIAQSFLTLLADKMKSLGEKSCQLVAEPEAYKLLESANAEKLRAAIEGDFDTEWLSYTLGVKIVANVEGAITHMREHNASHSDAIMTNNMTAAEAFINAAGSAAVYVNASTRFTDGAQFGLGAEVAVSTQKLHARGPMGLKELTSYKWVGKADYLCRP
- the proB gene encoding glutamate 5-kinase, producing MRSVLTSTKLSTENLSSSTTTRKKTIVVKLGTSVLTGGSLKINRSHLVELVRQCAQLKQQGHKVIVVTSGAIAAGREHLGYPELPSTVASKQMLAAVGQSRLIREWENLFLLYNIHVGQMLLTRADLDDRERFLNARDMLHALLDNNIVPIVNENDAVSTAEIKVGDNDNLSALVAILAEADKLLLLTDQKGLFTADPRSNPDAELIREVHTIDETLRKLAGDSGTSLGTGGMATKLQAADVARRAGIEVIIAAGSSPEVINDVVNKKNIIGTRFLPLSSTLESRKRWILAGPPPAGDIIVDTGAKLALTERGSSLLSKGITSIKGDFPRGAVARICDQNGERLARGICRYSSDDLKKIAGKHSQEFTVILGYEYGPVAIHRDDMVVI
- the lipA gene encoding lipoyl synthase, translating into MSKPIQMERGVKYRDADKMALIPTKNIPTEQKEMLRKPSWMKIKLPSDSKRIQEIKSAMRKNKLHSVCEEASCPNLAECFNHGTATFMILGAICTRRCPFCDVAHGRPLTPDSNEPQHLAQTIKDMKLKYVVITSVDRDDLRDGGAQHFADSISAIRKENPEIRIETLVPDFRGRMDKALEILEQSPPDVFNHNLETAPRLYRKARPGANYKWSLELLQKFKALHPEIPTKSGVMMGLGETKEEIIQVLTDLRAHGVTMLTLGQYLAPSRHHLPVERYVPPEEFDELKEIALELGFTHAACGPFVRSSYHADLQAKGIEIK